Proteins co-encoded in one Candidatus Thiodictyon syntrophicum genomic window:
- a CDS encoding Rpn family recombination-promoting nuclease/putative transposase — protein MPRPPRQRPPVRQPAASARAPQDGSYKHLFSHPEMVEGLLRDFVQEDWLGLIDFTTLEKQGGSYVTDDLREREDDIIWRVRVAGEWLYVYLLIEFQSQVDPWMAVRVMVYTGLLYQDLIKSGAVAAGERLPPVFPLVLYNGTGRWTAARDIAELIVPLPNALARYCPQHRYHLIDEGRIGVETLDQAGSVAAELVRLEVLATDGPDAVRPILRRLSARLQGPGYASLRRALSVWFARVLLRRLMPDEKIPELHDLVEVETMLAEHVEEWTQKWKREGIQEGIREGILEGERRGELQGKADALKRLLRRRFGELPQWADARIDTATLDQVDGWLDGMLQASTLEGLLGGQPPESRRPAG, from the coding sequence CTCGCCAACGTCCGCCTGTTCGCCAGCCTGCCGCGTCGGCACGCGCGCCGCAGGACGGCTCTTACAAGCACCTGTTCTCCCATCCCGAGATGGTCGAGGGCCTGCTGCGTGACTTCGTGCAGGAGGACTGGCTGGGGCTGATCGATTTCACCACCTTGGAGAAACAGGGCGGGAGCTATGTCACCGACGACCTGCGCGAGCGCGAGGATGACATCATCTGGCGGGTACGGGTAGCCGGGGAATGGCTCTATGTGTATTTGCTGATCGAGTTCCAAAGTCAGGTCGACCCTTGGATGGCGGTGCGGGTGATGGTCTACACCGGGTTGCTTTACCAGGACCTGATCAAGAGCGGTGCGGTGGCGGCGGGTGAACGCCTGCCGCCGGTGTTTCCGCTGGTGCTCTACAACGGCACCGGGCGTTGGACGGCGGCGCGCGACATCGCCGAGCTGATCGTTCCGCTGCCGAACGCTTTGGCACGCTACTGTCCCCAGCACCGCTATCATTTGATCGACGAGGGCCGGATTGGCGTGGAGACCTTGGACCAAGCCGGCAGTGTGGCGGCTGAACTGGTCCGATTGGAGGTCCTGGCAACCGACGGCCCGGACGCGGTGCGCCCGATCCTGCGTCGGCTCAGCGCCCGGTTGCAGGGGCCAGGCTACGCCAGCCTGCGCCGGGCGCTATCTGTATGGTTCGCGCGGGTCTTACTCAGGCGACTGATGCCTGACGAGAAAATTCCGGAACTGCATGATTTAGTGGAGGTTGAGACGATGTTGGCCGAACACGTTGAAGAGTGGACGCAGAAGTGGAAGCGGGAGGGCATCCAAGAGGGCATACGGGAGGGCATTCTGGAAGGCGAGCGCAGAGGCGAGCTGCAAGGCAAGGCCGATGCCTTGAAGCGCCTGCTCCGGCGTCGTTTTGGTGAGCTGCCGCAGTGGGCGGATGCCCGCATTGACACAGCAACCCTCGACCAAGTTGACGGCTGGCTGGACGGTATGCTCCAGGCCTCGACTCTGGAGGGTCTGCTCGGCGGTCAGCCTCCGGAGTCTCGACGGCCCGCAGGCTGA
- a CDS encoding AAA family ATPase, translating to MKSTDSGTRTRPDDGESVAIPMRLTGLSVDNFKSLVDFKLALADFTCLIGLNGSGKSTVIQAVDFIACLFKGRMSRWLEQRQWSPADLNSKLIRKSNITVTTGLRQGDEVLNWAARFNRTSLKCTQEVVRTDQRIIFAVDDGSYAIADEHGQMARTKITFEYEGSLLSQLKDEMLTPQLLALKLFLQNTVALDVPAPQFLRTKTSSRHGGRGSAGECLPAFLHELSAAQRTALLAQLQACYPRLTHFVIRSLGAGGKELNISEQFGNTQLYTEAKHVNDGMLRLMAILAEILTKREFVLFDEIENGINHELVEFLLDTLVGSRQQVLITTHSPMILNHLDDGVARAGVHYLYRTPEGYTNSVPFFSIPSVSEKLDFMGPGEAFVDTNLTRLYEEIQAMQENELGPDNADSR from the coding sequence ATGAAATCCACTGACAGCGGGACTCGAACGCGCCCCGATGACGGGGAGAGCGTGGCTATCCCCATGCGCTTGACCGGGCTCAGCGTTGACAACTTCAAGTCGCTGGTCGATTTCAAGCTCGCTTTGGCGGACTTCACCTGTCTGATTGGTTTGAATGGTTCCGGGAAATCGACCGTCATTCAAGCCGTTGATTTCATCGCCTGCTTGTTCAAAGGGCGGATGTCGCGGTGGCTGGAGCAGCGCCAATGGAGTCCCGCCGACCTGAATTCCAAGCTGATCCGAAAGAGCAATATCACTGTCACCACCGGATTGCGGCAAGGGGACGAGGTGCTGAACTGGGCGGCAAGATTTAATCGCACGTCGCTGAAATGCACTCAAGAAGTGGTCAGGACCGACCAGCGCATCATCTTCGCCGTCGATGACGGCAGCTATGCGATTGCGGACGAGCACGGGCAAATGGCCCGGACAAAGATCACGTTCGAGTACGAAGGGTCCCTGTTGTCCCAACTCAAGGACGAAATGCTTACTCCCCAACTTCTTGCTCTCAAGCTGTTTTTGCAGAACACTGTAGCACTGGACGTGCCGGCGCCACAATTCCTCAGAACGAAGACGTCATCGCGCCATGGGGGCCGCGGTTCGGCTGGCGAGTGCCTGCCGGCGTTCCTTCACGAACTTTCGGCGGCGCAGCGAACGGCGTTGTTGGCGCAACTTCAGGCGTGCTATCCGCGATTGACCCACTTCGTCATCCGTTCACTAGGTGCCGGCGGGAAGGAGTTGAACATCAGTGAGCAGTTCGGAAACACCCAGCTTTACACCGAGGCCAAACACGTCAACGACGGCATGTTGCGGCTTATGGCAATACTTGCTGAGATTCTGACGAAACGCGAGTTTGTGCTTTTCGATGAAATCGAGAATGGTATCAACCACGAATTGGTGGAATTTCTGCTCGACACCCTTGTGGGCTCGCGGCAGCAGGTACTGATAACGACCCACAGCCCGATGATCCTCAATCATCTGGATGATGGTGTGGCGCGCGCGGGTGTCCACTATCTCTATCGAACGCCGGAGGGCTACACAAACTCAGTTCCCTTCTTCTCGATACCCTCAGTCTCGGAAAAGCTGGATTTCATGGGGCCGGGGGAGGCATTCGTCGATACCAACTTGACCCGACTGTACGAAGAAATCCAGGCGATGCAGGAAAACGAACTGGGGCCGGACAATGCTGATTCTCGTTGA
- a CDS encoding nucleotidyltransferase domain-containing protein: MRLTEAQIGSIRRIIGDAAGPAAQVRVFGSRLHDDAAGGDLDLLIEFPAAVEHPAALSARLSTRISRSLYGRRVDVLLLAPNLRRLPIHEIAPHEGQPL; the protein is encoded by the coding sequence ATGCGCCTGACCGAAGCACAGATCGGCTCGATTCGCCGCATCATCGGCGACGCCGCAGGACCGGCGGCCCAGGTGCGGGTTTTCGGGTCGCGCCTGCACGACGACGCGGCCGGCGGGGATCTTGATCTCTTGATCGAGTTCCCCGCCGCGGTCGAGCACCCGGCCGCGCTGTCGGCTCGGTTGTCGACGCGCATCTCTCGCTCGCTGTATGGCCGCAGGGTCGATGTGCTGCTCCTGGCTCCGAACCTGCGCCGATTACCCATCCACGAGATTGCGCCGCATGAGGGACAGCCGTTATGA
- the pglZ gene encoding BREX-1 system phosphatase PglZ type A produces MDSQRIESALKDQFVAQGHRIVFWNDPEREFEEILPELELDDVTLLRLDQVCGLEVKVRLELTDTRGRYLLYAPCEPPEVEQDWLLDVRLYSASFRADRASMMLNELGLTQQSLRLHLAERARFFTSRDRLERLKRLVNPTDNALDIDRKIIAVLAKSDQPEFFNVLIALFDALPEGQFDALPPAWEEMGKFGVQAAFWDLAGGQFGYQEGAPTLKNLLIRLLVSDLSHACRGPLPEGLKPLTLGRQGAANAVVCLAQWRDSSTRGPSYERLSAGVADAVKLTQHLGALEIEALAEVKTFLLVEQVIASRLRDRVLETAQSIKPQAVRAIAAHRQDGYWASRALPDTPHAPRRSLYAVYEALQTAADLFDLRNAHLGGLAQPNAQALLTAYTGGLYRFDQLYRQFCEAADYAESHDWDILKSLRKEVEQVYGAGFVAELALEWNKHLGTGLLGSWRIDGLPNQQTFFDREVGRVLAKGTDRRVFVIISDALRFEIAQELNGLLNGKYRFDANLSAQLGVLPSYTGLGMAALLPHQALDYDEGGTVRVDGLPCGSLEQRGRVLEAVQGVAVRAEVFMAMKKDEGRAFVKPYRVVYVYHDQVDAVGDKASTEGQTFGAVRKAINELCDLVSKIINSLNGNHLVITADHGFLFQETPPGETDKNTLASKPASTLLAKKRYLLGRNLPASDQAWHGTTAVTAGAGGGMEFWVPKGANRFHFVGGSRFVHGGAMPQEVVVPIIRVHHIKETGSAAKTRTRTVGVSVLGSNFKVTTNRCRFQLIQTEPVGERVKPVTLKVAIYDGADPVTNVETLTFDSPSTDMNQWKKTVSLTLEGRRFDSKKVFQLILRDTETGVEEARFDVTIDLAFINDF; encoded by the coding sequence ATGGATAGTCAACGTATCGAAAGCGCGCTGAAGGATCAGTTCGTCGCGCAAGGCCATCGCATCGTGTTCTGGAACGACCCGGAGCGGGAGTTCGAGGAGATCCTGCCTGAACTCGAGCTGGATGATGTGACCCTGTTGCGCCTCGACCAGGTCTGCGGGCTGGAGGTCAAGGTCCGCCTGGAGTTGACGGATACCCGGGGCCGCTATCTGCTCTATGCCCCGTGCGAGCCGCCCGAGGTCGAACAGGACTGGCTGCTCGACGTCCGCCTGTACAGCGCGAGCTTCCGGGCGGACCGCGCCTCAATGATGCTCAATGAACTTGGTTTGACCCAGCAGTCGTTGCGCCTGCACCTGGCGGAGCGGGCGCGGTTCTTCACCAGCCGGGACCGGCTGGAGCGGCTGAAGCGGCTCGTGAACCCCACTGACAACGCGCTCGACATCGACCGCAAGATCATCGCGGTGCTCGCCAAGTCCGATCAGCCGGAGTTCTTCAATGTCCTGATCGCCTTGTTCGATGCCCTCCCGGAGGGCCAGTTCGACGCGCTCCCGCCCGCGTGGGAGGAGATGGGAAAATTCGGCGTCCAGGCGGCCTTCTGGGACCTGGCCGGGGGCCAGTTCGGTTACCAGGAAGGGGCGCCGACACTCAAGAACCTGCTGATCCGGCTCTTGGTGTCGGATCTCAGTCACGCCTGCCGCGGGCCGCTTCCGGAGGGCCTCAAGCCGCTCACGCTGGGGCGCCAGGGGGCCGCCAATGCGGTGGTCTGCCTCGCCCAGTGGCGTGACAGCAGCACCCGGGGGCCTTCCTATGAACGCCTCTCGGCCGGTGTGGCGGATGCGGTGAAGCTCACGCAACACTTGGGGGCCTTGGAGATCGAGGCCCTGGCCGAGGTGAAGACCTTCCTGCTGGTCGAGCAGGTCATCGCCAGTCGTTTGCGCGACCGGGTGCTGGAGACCGCGCAGAGCATCAAGCCCCAGGCCGTCCGGGCCATCGCCGCGCACCGGCAGGACGGTTACTGGGCGTCGCGGGCGCTACCGGACACCCCCCATGCGCCACGCCGCTCACTGTACGCGGTCTACGAGGCCCTGCAGACCGCCGCGGACCTGTTCGACCTGCGCAACGCGCACCTCGGCGGTTTGGCGCAACCGAACGCGCAGGCGCTGCTGACCGCCTACACGGGGGGCCTGTATCGCTTCGATCAGCTCTATCGCCAGTTCTGCGAGGCCGCGGATTACGCGGAGTCCCACGACTGGGATATCCTCAAGTCCTTGCGCAAGGAGGTCGAGCAGGTCTATGGCGCGGGCTTCGTGGCGGAGTTGGCGCTGGAGTGGAACAAGCATCTGGGGACGGGTCTGCTCGGGTCCTGGCGGATCGACGGGCTACCCAATCAGCAGACATTCTTTGACCGGGAAGTCGGGCGTGTGCTGGCAAAAGGGACCGACCGCCGGGTCTTCGTGATCATCAGCGACGCCCTGCGCTTCGAGATCGCGCAGGAACTGAACGGCCTGCTCAACGGCAAGTACCGCTTCGACGCGAACCTGTCCGCCCAGCTTGGCGTGCTGCCGTCCTACACGGGACTCGGTATGGCCGCCTTACTGCCCCATCAGGCGCTCGACTATGACGAGGGCGGCACCGTGCGGGTCGATGGCCTGCCGTGCGGTTCGCTGGAGCAGCGGGGTCGAGTGCTGGAAGCGGTGCAGGGCGTGGCGGTCCGGGCCGAGGTCTTCATGGCCATGAAGAAGGACGAGGGGCGCGCCTTCGTCAAGCCGTACCGGGTGGTCTATGTCTATCACGACCAGGTGGACGCGGTCGGCGACAAGGCATCGACCGAGGGGCAGACCTTCGGCGCGGTGCGCAAGGCGATCAATGAACTGTGCGATCTGGTGAGCAAGATCATCAACAGTCTCAATGGCAATCACCTGGTCATCACCGCCGATCATGGCTTCCTGTTCCAGGAAACACCGCCTGGTGAGACCGACAAGAACACCCTGGCCAGCAAGCCCGCCAGCACCCTCCTGGCCAAGAAGCGCTATCTTCTGGGTCGAAACCTGCCTGCCAGTGACCAAGCCTGGCACGGCACCACCGCGGTCACCGCCGGGGCCGGCGGCGGCATGGAATTCTGGGTGCCGAAGGGCGCCAACCGCTTCCACTTCGTCGGCGGCTCGCGGTTCGTGCATGGCGGGGCCATGCCGCAGGAGGTCGTGGTGCCGATCATCCGCGTGCACCACATCAAGGAGACGGGCAGCGCGGCCAAGACGCGGACGCGCACCGTCGGCGTGAGCGTCCTCGGCAGCAACTTCAAGGTCACGACCAACCGCTGTCGCTTCCAGTTGATCCAGACCGAGCCGGTCGGCGAGCGGGTCAAGCCGGTCACGCTGAAGGTGGCGATCTACGACGGCGCGGACCCAGTCACCAATGTCGAGACCCTGACCTTCGACAGCCCCTCGACCGACATGAACCAGTGGAAGAAGACGGTGAGCCTGACCCTGGAGGGGCGGCGTTTCGACAGCAAGAAGGTCTTCCAGTTGATCCTGCGCGACACCGAGACCGGGGTGGAAGAGGCGCGCTTCGACGTGACGATCGACCTGGCCTTCATTAACGACTTCTGA
- a CDS encoding GxxExxY protein, with amino-acid sequence MDRETDPQTFAIIGAAMAVHSELGHGFLERVYHEALTLELRRRDIPFQTECPIPIFYKGEKLSVVYRVDLVCFEAVLVEIKALSAISGGEKAQLLNYLKASRLKRGLILNFGAARLQYERLIF; translated from the coding sequence GTGGATAGAGAAACGGACCCGCAGACCTTTGCGATTATTGGTGCGGCGATGGCTGTTCATTCGGAGTTGGGGCATGGCTTCCTGGAACGGGTTTATCATGAGGCTTTGACCTTGGAGCTTCGGCGAAGAGATATTCCGTTTCAGACGGAATGTCCGATCCCGATTTTTTATAAAGGCGAAAAGCTGTCTGTGGTCTACCGCGTTGACTTGGTATGTTTCGAGGCAGTGCTCGTCGAAATCAAGGCACTGTCCGCAATCAGCGGCGGGGAGAAAGCCCAGTTGCTCAACTATCTGAAAGCGTCAAGACTCAAACGCGGCCTCATCCTCAACTTCGGCGCGGCCAGACTCCAATACGAGCGCTTGATATTCTGA
- the brxL gene encoding protease Lon-related BREX system protein BrxL, whose translation MNDLDGLLNRHFAGKVVRKDLTKLIKEGANVPVYVLEYLLGMYCASDDEAIIRDGMETVKTILAENYVRPDEAEKVKSKIKERGSYKVIDKVTVRLNERRDLYEALLSNLGVKDAVIPGSYVKQFEKLLVGGIWCIVTVQYFFEEGQKGSPFTIGDLKPIQMPNMDLAGLFEGRLAFSEAQWIDVLCRSTGMEPANLTERVKWHLLARMVPFVENNYNCCELGPRGTGKSHIYKEISPNSILISGGQTTVANLFYNMARRLVGLVGLWDVVAFDEVAGISFKDKDGVQIMKDFMASGSFARGRDAIQASASMVFVGNLNQPVDTLVKTSHLLAPFPESMIDSAFFDRFHAYIPGWEVPKMRPEFFTNQYGLITDYLAEFMREMRKRNFSDAIDRYFKLGNNLNQRDTIAVRRTVSGLLKLLYPHGAYDKEAVRRCLEYALEARRRVKEQLKKIGGMEFFDVHFSYIDQETRDERFVSVPEQGGDKLIPDGPLNPGVLHTVATGASGHLGLYRLETQTTAGNGRFNVSGLGSNSGAKEAVKVAFDYFKANLSRVSGLARAGDHDYHLHVVELHNTGATRAMTLPSFVALCSGIMQKPLQGQLVVLGDMSLGGSLIPVENLAECLQVAFDSGAKRLLLPMASVRDIATIPGELFAKFQTSFYADPVDAAFKALGVE comes from the coding sequence ATGAATGACTTAGATGGCTTGTTGAACCGGCATTTTGCCGGCAAGGTCGTGCGCAAGGATCTCACCAAGCTGATCAAGGAGGGGGCGAACGTCCCTGTCTACGTGCTGGAGTACCTGCTCGGCATGTACTGCGCGTCGGACGACGAGGCGATCATCCGCGATGGCATGGAGACGGTGAAGACGATCCTGGCCGAGAACTATGTGCGGCCGGATGAGGCGGAGAAGGTCAAGTCCAAGATCAAGGAGCGGGGCAGCTACAAGGTCATCGACAAGGTAACGGTGCGGCTCAACGAGCGCCGCGACCTCTACGAGGCCCTGCTGTCGAACCTGGGGGTCAAGGATGCCGTGATCCCGGGAAGTTACGTGAAGCAGTTCGAGAAGCTGCTGGTGGGCGGGATCTGGTGCATCGTCACGGTTCAATATTTCTTTGAAGAGGGACAGAAGGGTTCGCCCTTCACCATCGGCGACCTCAAACCGATCCAGATGCCCAACATGGACCTGGCGGGGCTGTTCGAGGGACGCCTGGCGTTCTCCGAGGCCCAGTGGATCGATGTCCTGTGCCGTTCCACCGGGATGGAACCGGCGAATCTGACCGAGCGGGTCAAGTGGCACCTGCTGGCGCGGATGGTCCCCTTCGTCGAGAACAACTACAACTGCTGCGAGCTGGGACCGCGGGGGACCGGCAAGAGCCACATCTACAAGGAGATCAGCCCCAACAGCATCCTCATCTCGGGCGGCCAGACCACGGTGGCCAACCTGTTTTACAACATGGCGCGCCGTCTCGTGGGGCTGGTGGGCCTGTGGGATGTGGTGGCCTTCGACGAGGTGGCGGGCATCTCCTTCAAGGACAAGGACGGCGTGCAGATCATGAAGGACTTCATGGCCTCGGGGTCCTTCGCCCGCGGGCGCGATGCCATCCAGGCCTCGGCGAGCATGGTGTTCGTGGGCAACCTCAACCAGCCGGTGGACACCCTGGTGAAGACCAGCCACCTGCTGGCGCCATTCCCGGAGTCGATGATCGACTCCGCCTTCTTCGACCGTTTCCATGCCTACATCCCCGGCTGGGAAGTCCCGAAGATGCGCCCGGAGTTTTTCACCAATCAGTACGGGCTGATCACCGACTACCTGGCCGAGTTCATGCGTGAGATGCGCAAGCGCAACTTTTCCGATGCCATCGACCGGTATTTCAAGCTCGGCAACAACCTGAATCAGCGCGACACCATCGCCGTGCGGCGCACCGTCTCGGGCCTGCTCAAGCTGCTCTATCCCCACGGGGCCTACGACAAGGAGGCGGTGCGCCGCTGCCTGGAGTACGCGCTGGAGGCGCGCCGCCGGGTGAAGGAGCAGCTCAAGAAGATCGGCGGCATGGAGTTCTTCGATGTGCACTTCTCCTACATCGACCAGGAGACGCGCGACGAGCGATTCGTCAGCGTACCGGAGCAAGGGGGCGACAAGCTGATTCCGGATGGCCCGCTCAATCCGGGCGTGCTGCATACCGTGGCTACCGGCGCCAGCGGTCATCTGGGTCTCTACCGACTGGAGACCCAGACCACGGCCGGCAACGGCCGGTTCAATGTGTCCGGCCTGGGATCGAACAGCGGGGCCAAGGAGGCGGTGAAGGTCGCGTTCGACTACTTCAAGGCGAATCTCAGCCGGGTCAGTGGACTGGCAAGGGCCGGCGATCACGACTATCACCTGCATGTCGTCGAGTTGCACAACACGGGGGCCACCAGGGCGATGACTTTGCCGAGCTTCGTCGCCTTGTGCTCGGGGATCATGCAGAAGCCGCTGCAAGGGCAACTGGTCGTCCTCGGCGACATGAGCCTGGGCGGGAGCTTGATCCCCGTGGAGAACCTGGCCGAGTGCCTGCAAGTCGCCTTCGACTCCGGCGCCAAGCGGCTCCTGTTGCCGATGGCGAGCGTACGCGACATCGCGACCATCCCCGGCGAGCTGTTCGCCAAGTTTCAGACCTCGTTCTACGCGGACCCGGTGGATGCGGCGTTCAAGGCGTTGGGGGTGGAGTAG
- the dnaQ gene encoding DNA polymerase III subunit epsilon: MRQIVLDTETTGLDPREGHRLIEIGCIELIDRRLTRNNFHQYLQPDREIDAAAVEVHGITNESLRDKPRFAEIAEAFLEYVTGAELIIHNAAFDCGFIDSELKRWRDDGARINALCAVTDTLALARRLHPGQRNSLDALCKRYSVDNSHRDLHGALLDAEILADVYLAMTGGQVVMHLGGEPQFEPGGRKAVTQRGRLDPLRPRLRVVAADAQAQTAHGARLAAIDRASSEGCLWLAEEPVG, encoded by the coding sequence ATGCGTCAGATCGTCCTGGATACCGAGACCACTGGGTTGGACCCCCGGGAAGGCCACCGCCTGATCGAGATCGGGTGTATCGAGCTGATCGATCGCCGGCTGACCCGCAACAATTTCCACCAATATCTTCAACCGGATCGGGAGATCGACGCCGCGGCGGTGGAAGTCCATGGAATCACCAACGAGTCGCTGCGCGACAAGCCCCGCTTTGCGGAGATTGCCGAGGCCTTCCTGGAGTATGTGACGGGGGCCGAGCTGATCATCCACAACGCCGCCTTCGACTGCGGCTTTATCGACAGCGAACTCAAGCGCTGGCGCGACGACGGGGCGCGAATCAATGCCCTGTGCGCGGTCACCGACACCCTGGCGCTGGCGCGCCGCCTGCACCCCGGCCAACGCAACAGCCTGGACGCGCTGTGCAAGCGCTACAGTGTGGACAATTCCCACCGGGACCTGCATGGCGCGCTGCTCGACGCTGAGATCCTGGCCGACGTCTATCTGGCCATGACCGGCGGGCAGGTGGTCATGCATCTGGGCGGGGAGCCGCAGTTCGAGCCCGGGGGCCGCAAGGCCGTGACGCAACGCGGGCGTTTGGACCCGCTGCGACCGCGGCTGCGGGTGGTGGCGGCCGATGCCCAGGCCCAGACCGCCCACGGCGCCCGCCTGGCTGCCATCGACAGGGCGAGTAGCGAGGGGTGTCTGTGGCTGGCGGAGGAACCGGTCGGTTAG
- the rnhA gene encoding ribonuclease HI — MSEPVLAFTDGACKGNPGPGGWGVLLRYGAIEKELCGGERATTNNRMELMAVIAALESLKRPTCIKVTTDSQYVKRGVTEWMTNWKRNGWLTAGRQPVKNRDLWERLDGALTPHQVSWHWVKGHAGHAENERADRLANQGIPR; from the coding sequence ATGTCTGAGCCGGTTCTGGCCTTTACCGACGGCGCCTGCAAGGGTAACCCCGGGCCCGGGGGCTGGGGCGTCCTGCTGCGCTACGGTGCGATCGAGAAGGAACTGTGCGGGGGCGAGCGTGCGACCACCAACAACCGCATGGAACTCATGGCCGTGATCGCCGCGCTGGAGTCGCTCAAGCGGCCAACCTGCATCAAGGTCACCACCGACTCCCAGTATGTCAAACGCGGCGTGACCGAGTGGATGACCAACTGGAAACGCAACGGCTGGCTCACCGCCGGGCGCCAGCCGGTCAAGAACCGGGACCTCTGGGAGCGGCTCGACGGCGCCCTGACCCCCCACCAGGTCAGTTGGCACTGGGTCAAGGGCCACGCCGGTCACGCCGAGAACGAGCGCGCCGACCGCCTGGCCAACCAGGGCATCCCGCGCTGA
- a CDS encoding methyltransferase domain-containing protein codes for MTGCRGPGSSFASLEHWYRTPLGREVAAREGDCLMELLHDTFGYYLVQIGVGACFPEVLAASRIRHRVLVPAQLPNGPHGLEVVANPQALPLAADAVDAILLPHTLDFAADPRLVLREVERVLIAEGRVIILGFNALSSWGLLRLLYRSRRRVPWCGRFLTTYRVEDWLSLLGFDVEVRKQLMFRPPMRGAQGRRLAVLDALGRGLWPALGGVYAIKAVKRVSTLTPLRPSWSARHALLAGGAMEPSTRQGLSGAGRGGPCARGGYDV; via the coding sequence ATGACCGGTTGCAGAGGCCCAGGCTCTTCCTTCGCAAGTCTCGAGCACTGGTACCGCACGCCCCTTGGCCGGGAGGTGGCGGCCAGGGAGGGGGACTGCCTGATGGAACTGCTCCACGATACCTTCGGCTACTACCTGGTGCAGATCGGCGTCGGCGCCTGCTTCCCTGAGGTCTTGGCGGCGAGCCGCATCCGCCATCGGGTGCTGGTGCCCGCCCAGTTGCCGAACGGACCGCACGGCCTGGAAGTCGTGGCGAATCCGCAGGCGCTGCCGCTGGCCGCCGACGCCGTCGATGCGATACTGCTGCCCCACACCCTGGACTTCGCGGCGGACCCGCGGCTGGTGTTGCGCGAGGTGGAGCGGGTGCTGATCGCCGAGGGGCGTGTGATCATCCTGGGGTTCAATGCGCTCAGCAGTTGGGGCCTGCTGCGGTTGCTGTACCGGTCGCGCCGGCGCGTGCCCTGGTGCGGGCGCTTTCTTACCACGTACCGGGTCGAAGACTGGTTGTCACTCTTGGGGTTCGATGTGGAAGTGCGCAAACAACTCATGTTCAGGCCGCCCATGCGCGGCGCCCAGGGGCGCCGCCTGGCGGTGCTCGATGCCCTCGGGCGGGGGTTGTGGCCGGCCCTGGGTGGTGTCTACGCGATCAAGGCGGTGAAGCGTGTCTCTACCCTGACCCCGTTGCGGCCGTCGTGGAGCGCCCGCCACGCGCTGCTGGCCGGCGGGGCGATGGAGCCGAGCACCCGCCAGGGTCTGTCGGGGGCCGGCCGGGGCGGCCCTTGTGCCCGCGGTGGTTACGATGTCTGA